The following is a genomic window from Saccopteryx bilineata isolate mSacBil1 chromosome 4, mSacBil1_pri_phased_curated, whole genome shotgun sequence.
GCAGGGacagggcggggggtggggggtggaccaGCTCCCTTAGGGTCAGACTCCCACCCTCACAGACAGCAGGCAAAGGCAATGGGCCCCAGGTGGGACAACTCAGAGTGAAGTCCCTGCTTCCTGCCCTGGGTGTCCTAGGAGTGAGTGTAAGAATGGGTAGCCCAGGGTGCAGCTGGGAGCTGCCTGGAGGCTGCTCATTCTGAAATTCTGCTATGTCTGGCCTTCTGGAGTCCTGGGACTGGACTCTGGACTAGAGGCCGGCCAGGAGCTGCTGGGAAAAGTGTTCCCGAGGTTCTAACCCTCCCACGAACATCCCCCCTCCCAGCCAGGCCCACGTTTCTGCTTGTTGACCTGTAGGCTCCCGGCCGGACCTAAGGTGAAAGCTGCAGGTTGAGAGGTTAGAGGGGCTGCTGGGCTGCCCCATGGGGCAGTTGTGGCaggtgggcggggcagggcgTATGTACATGGTGGTGTCCAGCAGGGGGCACTGGAGGCCATGCCTCACTCAGGGGAGTAGGACACCTGCCACACAATGATGTGGCTGCGTTCGGCCTTGGACAGCATGGGTTTCACCTGGCTCACATCCGCCGCACTCTCCTCCGTCTCATCGTCTTCTCCATCACCTGGAGAGAGAGCAGATGGCTGTATGGGGCAGCCCCTGCCTGGGAGCCCTTGGGGCCTGAAGGCAGCGCCCACTCACCGATGCGGAAGTCAATGTAGCCCTCCCCACCACTCAGCACCAGCACGTTCTTCAGCTTCTGGCCCTCGGCATCCGCAGTGGGGGCAGCGGGCCCAGGGCTCTCGGACGGGCTGTCCAGCACGCTGCCGTTGAGAGTGGCCAGCACATTCCCTGCCATGGGGTATAGGAACCTTAGCAGGACAACTAGAGCCCCCATGCAGGCTTCTAAAGGGAGGCCACAGGTGCCATCTGCCTGCAGGGAGTGGGGTCTACCAACTCACCTGGCACCGAGACAAAGAACTTGACGGCATCCCGGTGCCCATGGAAGCAGAGCTGGGCCTGGGCCATGGAGCAGTAGGGGATGAAGCTGCTGGCCGATTTGTCAGTGCTGTCGTCGCCGTACACGTGGATGACGCCCCCTGGGCGGGCCCCCTCCCCAGATGTGGGCGATGTCTTGTTAGCTGGAGATAGAGAGGGGTCTGGAGGGGCTGACCCCACCAACTGGGAGATCTCCAGCAGGCGAGGGCAGAAGGTAGGAGCACACCAGGGCCCACAGGGCATCTTGGGAAGGGGACTTTCCGAGAAAGGGGGCTGGCCTCTGGACTCACCTCGGAGCCCCAAGAGCTGGCCTCGGTGCAGGACCACagctgggggaggtgaggggcagagcatggaaggagagatgagagaagcaGTCACAGGGGAGGCAGGCTGAGGATGCCTGTGGCAAGCGCAGCCCAGTGTCCTGAGTGTGGTCTGGCAGAGCACGCCTGCCCCAGGACCCTGCCACACGCCCTTCAGTGGCTGCCTTCACCACCTCTGCAGATGTCTGGGTCACTCACTCTCAGTCAGTGGGATGGAGATGACGACTCCATTGCCGGTGCCCACCCAGAGACGGTTGCCCGCAATAAGCAGGGCCGTGATGCGCACGAAAGAGAAGCCCAGCTTGCCCGTGcctgggtggagggggaggagtaaaTGGGGTCGGCATTGCGTCATGggtcctccctgccctgctagcCCCAACCCAGCACAGCCTTACCTAGCATCTTGCTGACATAGGGCTCAATGTCCACGTCCTGCAGGTGCTGATGGGTGTGTGCATGGTACAGCCGCAATGTGGAGTCCAAGCGGATGGATACCCACACCCCATCACCAATCCATGCCAGCTGCCGCACCTGGCTCTCCCGCCGTGGGTGGGCATCAAATGACTTCTGCAAGGTCACAGCAGCCCATCAGTGGGGGCAAGGGAAGGGGAGCTGGACCTGCCATACCCAAGGCTTCTCCCTGGTGTTTGCCCAGCTCACTGTGATCTTCACTCTAGCACCTCATTTGCTCCCATGGTCGGCTTCTAGGAGGAACCCAGCCATCCACCCTACACCTGAGCCCGCATATAGGTGGCTGAGGAAAGGTGTGTGCATCCCACAGAGGTGTCAGTCTGACTTGTTTTAGGGTGAAGCAGCAGGCCGACTCCAGACTGCATTAACAGCTCAGCTGCCCTCTGCCTGCCTATGACCTTAACCAAATGAGTCACTTACCGGAGTGCAGTTTCTTTGACCTCACGGAGCCCCCACATCTATTAGAAGGCGTGTAGGGAGCGGTGCTGGCAGCAAGTCTCTCCCCCCCGAGTCCTTTCCGCGAGCACTTGCCTCTATCTGCATTGTCTTGGGCTGGATGACGTGCACCTTGTTCTTGTAGCCGCACCAGACCCGGTCATACACAACAGCCATACATCGAATGGAGTGGTGGGGGTGGCCCAGGTCCATCAGGTGATAGTTGCTCAGATCCCACTGGCCATCTACAGAGAGCCCACAGCTGCTCATGACTGGCCAGGTCCCCCATCTCACAGTGGGGGTGCTTTCCACCCTGTCAGGACCATCAGATGCTGCTCAACTGCCCCCCGCCGCCAGGCCTCACCTTCTCCTCGGTGGAAGATGGCGAGAGTTCCGTCTGCCAGAGCCACTAGTACTCGTCCTTTCACATGCCTGGAATGGCAAGGGGGTGAGCCAGGCTCGGGCTAGGCTGTCCAGGGCCCCCTCCTGATGCCCCGCCCTCAGCAGGGGCACATACACCAGGCTCAGCACTGAGTCCTTCAGCTTGATGGAGTGTAGACACTTCTTCCAGTTGGACACGGCTGAGTGCACGTACAGCCTGCAGGGGAGACTCAGGTAGGCAGGGGCTTGCCCAGGGGGTCTTCCCCCAACCTGCTCCCAGATCCCCACCTACCAGCCATTCTGAGCTCCCAGCCACATGGTGGGCGAGGCACTGCTGCTGGCCCCCCTGGGGTCCCCACTGGGTTCCGGCTCAGGCTGCACACCACTAAGGTTGGCCTCGGGCCCATGTTCACTGCAGGAAGAATCAAGGCTCCAGGGCAGCCCGTGGAGGTCTATCCCCGCCCACCTCTGCCAGCCTTCCCTCCCCTCGTCTCTGCCCCATCTGAGAGAGCCCACCTGCCAGGCTGGGCACTGGGGGGTGGGACAGGGGCTGGGTCAGTGAAGACATGTTCCGTGAGGGGCCCGGGTCTCACTGCAGCCGTCTCTGCCTCACTGGGCCCAGAGTCAGGGACCTCTGTGGCCTCCGTGGCCTCCTCCGTGGATTGAGACGGGTTGACCTTCCCATTGGCGACAGTAGCCACCTCCCCTGTGAAAGGGAGGGGTAAGCTTGGCTGGGCAAGGGGAGGAACaaatgaggcagagagaaggcTGCTCCTGGGCTTTGTCCAGACTCACCCTGGCCCTTGTCCAGCACTGGGGTGTCCCCTCGGGAGGAGCAGTTGCTCCGTGGCACGTTGCAGCGGGTGGCGCAGCCCACCAGGGTGATGCCCGCCAGCACACCATCTGTACCAGAATCCTCCGGGTTCACATCACTGTCGAGGAAGATCTCTCCTGGAGGGTAGTCACTGTCGCTGGCCGCTGCAAGACCACACCCAGAGTTCATGTCCCAGTGGGGTGTGAGGAGGAAATAGGGGTTGCCTGCTGACTTCTAATCGGGTGAGCATCACATCACGTCTTCTGCGTCCTTAAGACTAAGCAAGACGAGACCACCAGCGAGGCATTCCTTGAACAGCCCCCACCAGCTCCCGTGTGCCCACAGTGTGTCACAGAAGGCAGGTGTTGCTCTGCAAGTCTCCTGATTAACACCCTAGCCCTCCCCGGAGCAGCACAAACCCACCCTCCTGGGGGCTGGGCCCCGTGGGGGGTGGCGCTCACCGGGGATGCTGGAGATGCACAGGACGTGGGCATTGCAGACGGTGAACTGGTCCACGACAgtgcctggctggttggcatcAATGATCACCACTTTGCTGGTGGTCAGGGTGCTGGTGAGGATCCATACCCGGCTGGAGGTGGCATCTGTCTCAGGGAGCTCCTTCGTCTGCCAGGGCACAGGAGACCAGGCTGGTGCCCAAGGGTGGGTGCCTCCAGCAACCACATGGGACCATGGGGGCCTCTTGGAATCTTTGGGATCTAGCCTTGTTCATGGCCTTAGGGGACACGGCTGTCCTGTCCCATAGCCAGGATGGTGAGCAATCTAGATTGTTGGCATACGTGGTCTCACTAGTTCCTAAATCAAGCCACAACACAAAATGAAGCCTCCGACTCCGAGCGTGAGACATTTCCTGCCACCCCCCTGGCTTAGCCCCTCCCACCACTACTCGGCAGGCAGTGAGAGCTGCTCCTGGCCAGGAGAGACGCCGGCAGGGGACCTGACTCCTCAGCCTCGCTGACTGCCGAGTCTTGAACCTCCTGGCCTTCCCTGCCCACCACAGCTCCTGGCTCCTGAGTGCTAGACAAGAACCAGGAGGCAGCTCAGCCCTGGGCCTGCCCTAGGAAGGGGAAGGCAGCCTCAGATGAGCTCAGTCTTGGGGCACTGTCCCCAGCTCTCCTGTTTCCATCACTCCCACCTAGATCCTGATGCTGGGGACAGCATGAACATGCAGCTGACAGAAGATGCTGGCGAGGCAGTGCAAGCACAGACAGCCCTGACCCTCCCGCCACTCTGACCTTCTTCTTCTCGGGGGATGTGTGGTTGCTCTTGGCTTCTCCTTCCACTTCCTGGTTGCAGGTCAGAGGGTCCAAGCCTGGCTCCAGCTTGACTCCATTTCCAGTGTGGTCCTCCCTCGGTTTCCACCCAGTCAGGTTGACACCCGCAGCACACCACAGCTGAGAGAACAGGTACATCAGGGTTGCTGCAAACATCACAGGGCTTTCCCAGCTTCCCAAACCTTCCTGGACTCTGCTTCGGGGTGGGAGCTTCTCTCTGCCTCGCCCACTTCCCTGCAGGCCAAGGCTCACCTTCATGGTCGGATCCTTCTCCACCAGAGGGCGGCAGTACACCGGAACGGGGACGTTCTTCATTCGCGTGTCTTCCTGGCCTCCGTTAGGACTCAGCTGCAACCACAGGCAGAGAGGTGCTGTGGGTGCGAGGCCTGCGGTGGCTCAGTTTAGTGGCGTGGTTAGCGGTTAGATTACCCATCCCTCCAGAATCGGGGCTGAGGCTGTGGACccactctgcccccacccccacgccgCCCTGCGCGTGCGCATTATGACCCACAGCACCTGCTTGTACTTGGCCGGCAGGCTCCAGCCGCAGGCCTGCAGCCGCCCGTCGTCGTTGCGCACGTGCTCGCGCACCTGGCGGTATTGCTCACGCTTCTGCTCCCGCCTGGCAGAGGAGGTGCAGTCGCTGGGTGGAAGGAACGATGGGGTACGTCTCAGGTTTTGGTGACCCACTGCCCCACGGGCAGCCTTGCGGGGAGCACCCGGTGCCCCAGGCGCCCTCCCTCCGGAACCTGCCCTGTCTTCCCAGTCACCCATGTACGGCTCCTGCTCCAGCTGGGTGCCACCAAATGGGACAGTGGCTCTCCCGTACCGGGCTTGGAGACCATACCCTGCACCTGCTCCTGTCCAGGTTCCCATTCTGCTGTCCCTGCCACTAAGGGCCACCTGGCAGGGACCTGCAATACAACACCCCATCCCCCTGGGCCTTCCAAGGAAATTTCCATAGCTGACACAAGGCACAGAACTCCCTATTTCTGCCCTGGAGCCCTGGATTTCGATTTCTTGGTttcaaaacaaaggaaagaaaaaaattacaaacaggAACTTCTTCCCCAGGTCCTGCAGGAAAACCTCCTGTCAGCTCTAAGACCTTCGCATAGGACAGGGGTGCAGGCCAGCTTGCTGAGGTGAGAGGAAGTGAGGGGCGCATTCCACTCGGACTAGGACAGGGACTGTGGGGGCGTGCAAAGGGACAGCAATGCTGTCGCAAGGGGTGGAGACACACACTGTGCTCACGGAGAGGTCATGCCCCCCAATGCCTCAGCCGCGGTCCTTCCCCCCCATGgattccacccccacccccagcacagccTCAGAGCAGAGGTGAGATGGCTCAGTGCCCCTGGCTGCAGCACCGTGAGCCACTGGCTTCCTCCTGCACTGGCCAGGAGGGgggtgcaggggaggggtgggatgCTTACTCGTCTGGGAAGAACTCCAGGGGCCGGCTGCCCGCCGAGATCTGGCACAGGGCATGGCTTCGGCGCTGACTGAAGCCAGCTGTGGTGGGCGACTTGTAATGGATGTTCACGGAAGGGTAGGACCGCTTGGCTGGAGGggggctggaggaggagctgAAGAGGCGGCTGAAGCTGCCGGCAGAGGCGTGGAAGGTGAGGGGTGGGCCTGGTGTAGGCCTCCCTGACCCTCCCCAGCCCAGCGCCCCAACTCACAACTGCCAGATGGTAGACTTCTTCTTCTCCTGGACAGATGGGTGCTCTCGGGATGCCCTACAAGGGCGGGGCAGGGTGGGAACCCAGCTAAGCCACTGCCCAGCCTGGCACAGCACTCAGCCTAAGCACGTCCACTTCCCAGCCCAGCCACTCCGGTGGCCCTTCAGGCCCTGCCCAATCTGACTATGTCCCATTCTTCCTGAGTTCCCTCTTGACTCCTTTGCAGAAGACCTTCACCTAGGACACACTGGGAATGGAGCAACAGAGTAGAGGGGGTCCTGGGAAGGTCACTCACAACTTCCTAGAAGGCCATGACACAGCAGGCCCAACACAGGCCAGCCCAGTGCTGCAGGGGAGGCTCAGCCCTGCTGGCTCCCACAGGCTCCCACCCAGGAGGCCCCTCACCCTTCCAATCCTCCTggaagagagggaggtgggagggggaggggtcagCCTCGAGCCCATGGTCCTCATACAGCAACCCTGCCTCGCATATGGAGACAGAGGCACATCTCTGGAGCCCTGTGGGCGGGCTTGGGGAAGCACCTGATCATCTCAGTCCACCGCACGGCCTCCTGAAGCTCCATGAGCCGCTCTTTGTACTGGTTGCGCTCCATGAGCACGCGGGCCATCTCCACCCGTGTGAAGCGGCGGCGCTGCGCCATGGGGATCTTGTCCTGCGGGGGAGAGGCATGACTGCTCAGCCAGGGAAAGACCAGCCAGCAGGTCAGCCCAGGGCCCTCTCAAGCCAGCTCACACCAAGATTCCTCTTGGGCTGGCCTCTGGGTGTGAATTCCTGCAGACTCAGGCAGCTGGGTGGGAAGGTTGTGAGCAGGACAGAATACGTGGAAGTTTACTTGCCAACAGGGCCACCTTCTTTCTAGGTCACAGGATGTACTTGAGGGGCACAAGAGTGATTTTTGCTGTAAGCCCCCGGAGCAATCCCAAACACTGCCAGTAGACACTAACAGGTGGGGCTGGCCCAAGGTGAAACTGAGGGAAGAGCTGGGACAGTGCGACCAAGACCAGGGCTCACCACGTCCGAGCTGAACGCTGGAAGTTTTGGAGGATCAGTGAGCATTCTGCAATTGGCAAATTCTGTGGCAGTGCTAagtctgtgccaggaactggcaGGACCGGTTTTGTGGCAGAACCAGGGGTCCAGAGGGGTGCTGCTGGGTGAGTAAGGGCATGCACCCCAAGCTGCACACAAACAGGGAGAGGTCCCTGATGGGCCCCTTCATCACCACGTAGGAGGGGCCTGGGGGAACTCCACAATTCACCTGCAGCTTTGTCTCTCTCCTCGAGTACTGGGAGTGAGGAGCTGCACAGGAATAACTAGTCTCCCAGTGCCTGTGTGTAAGCTGCGGCCCAGTGTGAGCGCTACATGACGGTggaaagaacaactaaggagcggCAAGGTCCAAAATCACCGGGGGTGAAGACCTGTGACTGCCGCCTCCTGGTAAAAGAGGGGCCGACTGTCTTCAGAACATTCCTTGCACCTCAGGGGGAAGGTGGGGGCAGACGAGCAGTCCAAGCTGTTCGGTCTGGGGACAGTGGTGACTGCTGCTATTTCTGCAGCCTTGCTCCGCAAGTTGGGAGTAGAGGTGTCAGCAGCTGCACCGTGTAGGTGGGGAGATGTTTGCGACTATGCAGAATGCATCCACTAGAACCTGGGGCTGAGAGGGGCCTGTTCTGACTTCATGAcatcctggggtgggggaggaggatgcTGGGTGTGGTCACCACACAGGGCGGGTGAGGGGGCCCAGAGCACACCCCCGGTAGCCCGCCcactgccaccccaccccccgtgcCCACATGTTAATAGTGGAATATACCAATTCTGTACAGAGATAGCTGCTTAcatcctccccctcttctttggGTTCACGGCGGGCAGTGATCGCCTCGGACTTCACCCTGCAGGACGAGAAGGAAGCCAGGCGGGGTGAGAGTCCACTGGGCACCAGCCCCATGAACGTCCTGCGCCTGAGCCTGGCTCAGGACTCTCCCCTCAGTTTCTAGGCCCTAAGCACTCTTGCCAGTGCCCTGAAGCCCAGACATCTGTCCCGGCTGACCGGGCCAAGGAACGGGACCTGCCCTCCTCAGCAGCCAAGTGCTAATGGGAAAGCAGAGCCAGCTACACTGTGGGCCAGCCTGCCCTCCCTGCTTCCAGCCCTTGTCCCTCCTGGGAGCCCCGCCCCCGCTCACCTCCGCAGCTCCTCCTCCAGGTCCTTGATGCGGTTCTCCAGCCTTAGTTTGGCTTGCCTGGCGGCTTCCAAATCCCCCTTCAGTACCTCCTGCTCCCCCGACAGCTGGTCCACTTTAGCGATGAGGTCATTCTTCACTACGTTCAGAGCATTTCTTGGAAAAGGCAGAAAGACCAGAGCCTCATGTGAACCAGCCACGTACATTCTAGGATGAGGTTGCCAGGGGTCTGCCTGCACTGGTGTATCTGAGAAGGCCCATCCTGGTCCAGAATGTGGCTAACGGTGGTTACCAAATGCCCCCATTAAAGGTAGTGAGCACTCTCCCCAAGAGGGGCGAGCTCAGCTGTGTGGGTCCGGGTCCTCCTTGGGGCTACCCTCCAGGATGGGCTGTCCCAGGGAAGGCCCGGTGGAGCGCTACTTCAGCAACCGAGATACTAGCGAGGAGCATTCTTACTTGGTTTCTAGAAGCTGGGAGTTCTCCAGCAGCAGATTCCCTACTTCCTTGCCCATTCCTGAAACGAAAGATGCAGAGGTAATAAAGCCAGGTGCTGATGCCACCACACCTGCCTCAGAGTAACGAGCACCCCCAGGGGGCGGCCCACCCCTGGGAGGGTAATACACAGGGTCAGGCCCAGAGGCTTGGCCTGCAGAGGGAGGCTGCATAGACCATGGAGAGTCCTCCGCTGGCCTTCAGACAGGCTCTCTACCCAGCAAGGCAGCCAGGGACAGACCTGCTGTGTGCAAGCCCCAGGGGGTGCCTGGATGACCTCCAGAAGCATTGAGCAGGCCCCACTGCCTTGATGGATGCAGCAACCCTGGGCTGACATTCTGGACCATGGGGTTAGGTTCTTACAGCTTTCTACCAACGTGAAGTCTGCGTCCCGTCAGAGCCCACAGGGCACCAGCAGGAGTGCTGGCTTGGCTCTGCATGCCCCTCGTCTGTTCCCCCCAGGCCAGCACTGCCCCGTGCCCCACCCCGTGGGTTCCTAGTCCAGCATGAAACCGACTCCTTCCAGAGGAACTGTGGTGGTAGGGACACAGAAGACAGCACAAGATACAGCGAACACCCAGCTGAGGAGATGGGATGGCCCCGTGGCAGGCGCAGCccttggccagggccaggaacaggGCTGGGGGGTCCTGGCCCAAGGCAGCGGGCTCAGGAGTTGAGAGAGGAGTAGAAGTGAGGGGGCCAGTGCTCCCCGGGGCCGGTGCCTGAGGGGCTGACCCAGCTCCGCGTGACCAGGCCCCACAGTGGACCTCCCAGACTGAGCTCACTGCAGGCACATCACAAAATCCCCCCAAAGTACTTAATCTAACGCTTTGGGACAGCCCCGAAAGCCAAGTCTGTCCCCCTATTCTCACTTCCCACCGTGGGCTAACGCAGCTGTGAGACAGGACACACAGGCCCAGTGTGCTCAGCTTAGGGTCCCGCTTGTCTCCATTCGCACATCCTTGTCTCGCATAGGGCCAGCCTCCCTCTCAGATGGACCACAGCAAGCACCCGGCAGACTCACCCAGACGGGCTCTGCAGCGTACCCGGGGCTGGCTGCCCTGGACTTGTGGGGGCCCGAAGAGGCCGGGGCTGCTCCCCTTCAGCTGGCCTAGGGTCTGCTCGGAGGGAGGCGGCTGGGGTGGCAGGGTGGAGGCTCCCactccccagccccaccctggaCTCCCTGCTAACCCCACTTCTGCCCCAGTATCCAGAACTAAGCAGATGGCTCATGAAGCATGAGGTGGTGTTGGGTAGACAaaggaagctggaaatg
Proteins encoded in this region:
- the MAPK8IP3 gene encoding C-Jun-amino-terminal kinase-interacting protein 3 isoform X12 produces the protein MMEIQMDEGGGVVVYQDDYCSGSVMSERVSGLAGSIYREFERLIHCYDEEVVKELMPLVVNVLENLDSVLSENQEHEVELELLREDNEQLLTQYEREKALRKQAEEKFIEFEDALEQEKKELQIQVEHYEFQTRQLELKAKNYADQISRLEERESEMKKEYNALHQRHTEMIQTYVEHIERSKMQQVGGNSQTESSLPGRSRKERPTSLNVFPLTDGMVRAQMGGKLVPSGDHWHLSDLGQLQFSSTYQCPHDEMSESGQSSAAATPSTTGTKSNTPTSSVPSAAVTPLNESLQPLGDYGAGTKNSKRAREKRNSRNMEVQVTQEMRNVSIGMGSSDEWSDVQDIIDSTPELDIGRDPRLDRTGNSPTQGIVNKAFGINTDSLYHELSTAGSEVIGDVDEGADLLGEFSVRDDFFGMGKEVGNLLLENSQLLETKNALNVVKNDLIAKVDQLSGEQEVLKGDLEAARQAKLRLENRIKDLEEELRRVKSEAITARREPKEEGEDDKIPMAQRRRFTRVEMARVLMERNQYKERLMELQEAVRWTEMIRASREHPSVQEKKKSTIWQFFSRLFSSSSSPPPAKRSYPSVNIHYKSPTTAGFSQRRSHALCQISAGSRPLEFFPDDDCTSSARREQKREQYRQVREHVRNDDGRLQACGWSLPAKYKQLSPNGGQEDTRMKNVPVPVYCRPLVEKDPTMKLWCAAGVNLTGWKPREDHTGNGVKLEPGLDPLTCNQEVEGEAKSNHTSPEKKKTKELPETDATSSRVWILTSTLTTSKVVIIDANQPGTVVDQFTVCNAHVLCISSIPAASDSDYPPGEIFLDSDVNPEDSGTDGVLAGITLVGCATRCNVPRSNCSSRGDTPVLDKGQGEVATVANGKVNPSQSTEEATEATEVPDSGPSEAETAAVRPGPLTEHVFTDPAPVPPPSAQPGSEHGPEANLSGVQPEPEPSGDPRGASSSASPTMWLGAQNGWLYVHSAVSNWKKCLHSIKLKDSVLSLVHVKGRVLVALADGTLAIFHRGEDGQWDLSNYHLMDLGHPHHSIRCMAVVYDRVWCGYKNKVHVIQPKTMQIEKSFDAHPRRESQVRQLAWIGDGVWVSIRLDSTLRLYHAHTHQHLQDVDIEPYVSKMLGTGKLGFSFVRITALLIAGNRLWVGTGNGVVISIPLTETVVLHRGQLLGLRANKTSPTSGEGARPGGVIHVYGDDSTDKSASSFIPYCSMAQAQLCFHGHRDAVKFFVSVPGNVLATLNGSVLDSPSESPGPAAPTADAEGQKLKNVLVLSGGEGYIDFRIGDGEDDETEESAADVSQVKPMLSKAERSHIIVWQVSYSPE
- the MAPK8IP3 gene encoding C-Jun-amino-terminal kinase-interacting protein 3 isoform X9 translates to MMEIQMDEGGGVVVYQDDYCSGSVMSERVSGLAGSIYREFERLIHCYDEEVVKELMPLVVNVLENLDSVLSENQEHEVELELLREDNEQLLTQYEREKALRKQAEEKFIEFEDALEQEKKELQIQVEHYEFQTRQLELKAKNYADQISRLEERESEMKKEYNALHQRHTEMIQTYVEHIERSKMQQVGGNSQTESSLPGRSRKERPTSLNVFPLTDGMCPHDEMSESGQSSAAATPSTTGTKSNTPTSSVPSAAVTPLNESLQPLGDYGAGTKNSKRAREKRNSRNMEVQVTQEMRNVSIGMGSSDEWSDVQDIIDSTPELDIGRDPRLDRTGNSPTQGIVNKAFGINTDSLYHELSTAGSEVIGDVDEGADLLGEFSVRDDFFGMGKEVGNLLLENSQLLETKNALNVVKNDLIAKVDQLSGEQEVLKGDLEAARQAKLRLENRIKDLEEELRRVKSEAITARREPKEEGEDVSSYLCTELDKIPMAQRRRFTRVEMARVLMERNQYKERLMELQEAVRWTEMIRASREHPSVQEKKKSTIWQFFSRLFSSSSSPPPAKRSYPSVNIHYKSPTTAGFSQRRSHALCQISAGSRPLEFFPDDDCTSSARREQKREQYRQVREHVRNDDGRLQACGWSLPAKYKQLSPNGGQEDTRMKNVPVPVYCRPLVEKDPTMKLWCAAGVNLTGWKPREDHTGNGVKLEPGLDPLTCNQEVEGEAKSNHTSPEKKKTKELPETDATSSRVWILTSTLTTSKVVIIDANQPGTVVDQFTVCNAHVLCISSIPAASDSDYPPGEIFLDSDVNPEDSGTDGVLAGITLVGCATRCNVPRSNCSSRGDTPVLDKGQGEVATVANGKVNPSQSTEEATEATEVPDSGPSEAETAAVRPGPLTEHVFTDPAPVPPPSAQPGSEHGPEANLSGVQPEPEPSGDPRGASSSASPTMWLGAQNGWLYVHSAVSNWKKCLHSIKLKDSVLSLVHVKGRVLVALADGTLAIFHRGEDGQWDLSNYHLMDLGHPHHSIRCMAVVYDRVWCGYKNKVHVIQPKTMQIEKSFDAHPRRESQVRQLAWIGDGVWVSIRLDSTLRLYHAHTHQHLQDVDIEPYVSKMLGTGKLGFSFVRITALLIAGNRLWVGTGNGVVISIPLTETVVLHRGQLLGLRANKTSPTSGEGARPGGVIHVYGDDSTDKSASSFIPYCSMAQAQLCFHGHRDAVKFFVSVPGNVLATLNGSVLDSPSESPGPAAPTADAEGQKLKNVLVLSGGEGYIDFRIGDGEDDETEESAADVSQVKPMLSKAERSHIIVWQVSYSPE
- the MAPK8IP3 gene encoding C-Jun-amino-terminal kinase-interacting protein 3 isoform X13 — its product is MMEIQMDEGGGVVVYQDDYCSGSVMSERVSGLAGSIYREFERLIHCYDEEVVKELMPLVVNVLENLDSVLSENQEHEVELELLREDNEQLLTQYEREKALRKQAEEKFIEFEDALEQEKKELQIQVEHYEFQTRQLELKAKNYADQISRLEERESEMKKEYNALHQRHTEMIQTYVEHIERSKMQQVGGNSQTESSLPGRSRKERPTSLNVFPLTDGMVRAQMGGKLVPSGDHWHLSDLGQLQFSSTYQCPHDEMSESGQSSAAATPSTTGTKSNTPTSSVPSAAVTPLNESLQPLGDYGAGTKNSKRAREKRNSRNMEVQVTQEMRNVSIGMGSSDEWSDVQDIIDSTPELDIGRDPRLDRTGNSPTQGIVNKAFGINTDSLYHELSTAGSEVIGDVDEGADLLGMGKEVGNLLLENSQLLETKNALNVVKNDLIAKVDQLSGEQEVLKGDLEAARQAKLRLENRIKDLEEELRRVKSEAITARREPKEEGEDDKIPMAQRRRFTRVEMARVLMERNQYKERLMELQEAVRWTEMIRASREHPSVQEKKKSTIWQFFSRLFSSSSSPPPAKRSYPSVNIHYKSPTTAGFSQRRSHALCQISAGSRPLEFFPDDDCTSSARREQKREQYRQVREHVRNDDGRLQACGWSLPAKYKQLSPNGGQEDTRMKNVPVPVYCRPLVEKDPTMKLWCAAGVNLTGWKPREDHTGNGVKLEPGLDPLTCNQEVEGEAKSNHTSPEKKKTKELPETDATSSRVWILTSTLTTSKVVIIDANQPGTVVDQFTVCNAHVLCISSIPAASDSDYPPGEIFLDSDVNPEDSGTDGVLAGITLVGCATRCNVPRSNCSSRGDTPVLDKGQGEVATVANGKVNPSQSTEEATEATEVPDSGPSEAETAAVRPGPLTEHVFTDPAPVPPPSAQPGSEHGPEANLSGVQPEPEPSGDPRGASSSASPTMWLGAQNGWLYVHSAVSNWKKCLHSIKLKDSVLSLVHVKGRVLVALADGTLAIFHRGEDGQWDLSNYHLMDLGHPHHSIRCMAVVYDRVWCGYKNKVHVIQPKTMQIEKSFDAHPRRESQVRQLAWIGDGVWVSIRLDSTLRLYHAHTHQHLQDVDIEPYVSKMLGTGKLGFSFVRITALLIAGNRLWVGTGNGVVISIPLTETVVLHRGQLLGLRANKTSPTSGEGARPGGVIHVYGDDSTDKSASSFIPYCSMAQAQLCFHGHRDAVKFFVSVPGNVLATLNGSVLDSPSESPGPAAPTADAEGQKLKNVLVLSGGEGYIDFRIGDGEDDETEESAADVSQVKPMLSKAERSHIIVWQVSYSPE